The Nilaparvata lugens isolate BPH unplaced genomic scaffold, ASM1435652v1 scaffold4541, whole genome shotgun sequence genome includes the window tattgaatttcattcataaacaatcaaacattttatacacaaaacaatttaatagtaataaacaCTCAGTTATGGTGAAACACTATTCCCGTATAGCACTGAAAGTTTTGATGGATTTCCCTCCCCTGATACACCTTCCGACCTCGGAAAACGGTTCACTGAACGGTGGTGAAAATGACAAGTGGAGCGGCCATATTTAACAACATGTCAGTGCTGATGGAATGAAAACAGCAGTTTGTAACTAGCCTAGATATAAGCACAAATAAGCAAAGAATGCATCATTAACAGTGCTACAAACATGAACAGAAATACACCTACATTCGGATAATAATATTGACTCACCCTCGTACATccaaataaagaaaaagttattcatgatttaagaagagaaagaggaaaatcagaaaaaagacaaaattattttgtaattgaccgagcgaagtgaggtctaagattaaagtcgacggtttggcatttctcttaatgtttaaatgtaaaacatcagaaaaaagacaaaattattttgtaattgaccgagcaaagtgaggtctaagattaaagtcgacggtttggcatttctcttaatgtttaaatgtaaaacATTTAATGTTttacatttacggcgaaacgcggtaatagattttcatgaaatttgacaggtatgttccttttttaattcgcgtcgacgtatatacaaggtttttggaaattttgcatttcaaggataatatgaaaggaaaaaggagcctccttcatacgccaatattaaagtaaaaatcagactatagaattaggtattcatcataaatcagctgacaagtgattatacagatgtgtggagaagccagtctattgctgtattttcatattaaggtctacagtttcaatcaggtacttgtggatgagaatactgcgtgaggtctactgttcacagaactactagtatatccTTTTACGTAGCTctgatttttctcttcttcttaaatcatgaataactatttcttgaattattcaactttctcTACATGCATGTAGTTATTTTGTCTTTTGCTGTAATCTTAACATTTATTTATCGATTGTAAATAACAGTCTTTGTAACCTATATAAAAAACAAGTCTTTGTAAATAGAAACGAGGAGTAATgatgacattttaaaattataaatgacTATGAAAAAAGGAATGTACTTCCAATGAAAAACTAATCAGTAAACTATGCATATGAAAATAGATAATGAAAAACTATTGTTTTAGAATATAGCTTTAGTTACAAACTTGAGAATGTCATTGCAACCGAGAATGTTTTGTCTTTGAAGAGATAATTTGAAAGGTACTAGTTTACacattccaaaaaaatattgaatggtACTAGAAAATACCGTATATAACTATAAtgcatattataatataaaaatacgtAAATATGTTTTTGCATTAGCCTTTCAAAGAGTCAGGATATTCGTTTCCATTCAATCTCTAGTTataattgacaaaaatattgtttGTAGAACCTTCAactctaaggcccggttgcacaaaagtcggttaaattttaatcgtggttaattccacgaggaccaatcagagaaggcttttttgaaaaaaaggcttctctgattctcgtggaatcaaccacgattaaaatttaaccgacttttgtgcgaCCGGCACTGAATATAATAACGAACAGAAATCAGTTCCTTATATCAACATATCAGAATATAAATCAGTTCATCATTTAAGGCACGtggtaatatatatatatttcatttgaaacataattgaaagctcatattattttcaaagtagaGATGATGCAATCGATAATTATTTACAAGTCtagtattcaatattattctattttatacaCGAAGCATCCTACAATCAAAgtcaaatcaaataatcaattttacatGATGGCTCAAGTGCTTTCACCTAACcaacttataaacaaagatttTATTCAAAGACCTTTTAAAAAAACTACTATTctaaacacaataaaaaactatTTACTTAGATACTAATCTAactatatatttgaaaaaattttctaaaataacctttcttattattatccttagtagaatattaatatttatctactaatttcataattttgtttgtattataaatttttactaattttattataaaaaactttaatcctatatcagtgaatgaagtttgtaaatagtaattataacgcgcaataagcaactaattacttgtaccccaacacatataatttatagtggggagtttatttattcattgaagttatcatttattcattgttggaacaccgctgatttatgtagttacattgcaatactatattatcaatattctaatgttccattcaatcttcattgtaattaataagttttcataatatgtgaaatttgttgcataattagctgttgtactgtaatttattgtagattcgtgtatagaCCGGAATGTATTgtgacttacttgaataaaaaaaataaataaatttaaattatacacTAATGGAAAAATCGCTTTTTTTGGCTCCTGGATTGCTATATCGAACGGTTTGATCCCTTTTTACCAGTCCACCAGATCAAACCTCCACTTGAGTCTACCCGAACTTGAATATAATGAATTGATTAGATTCCGAATCGAAAACTATAATTCTCCATTCAGTCACATTAATAACCTCAAAGTCATCACTTACGTGCTCGGGGATTCTCAGAGTGTACAGTTTGGTAAATCGTTTCCAGTCCAAAACATAAAGACTTTTGTCCGAAACACTACGAACCACGGCAATATTCTCAAACACTGTGAACAAATTTCTGTCGCGAGAAGGAATTTCTGTTGACCATTCACCAGAAGCAAGagtcaatattttataataatagtcaTGCCGCCAACCATAAGGAATACCAAATTCTGAAAACACCTGTTCACCTTTTGTTAAACCTTTAACAACTATATAAtcatcaaaaacattttttagtGATAAATTATAATCGTAAGAATAGATTATGGAAAAATTCTTTTTATCGCGTACTTGGATTTTATGGTTGTGCAAactaaaaacaataaatatgaaTCGCTCTTTTGAATGTGTACTTTCAACAATGCCATCTAGATTAAAAGTATGTTGAAGAGTATTGTTTGCATCATGTTGTAAGTTGTGAATTTCAATCTCAgtacaatatatttttacagaCTTTTCTAATCGTTCACCTATATAAGATGCTATGATTAGACAACCATCAGATAAAGAAATCTTAGGTTGTACACAGCGCTtcgtaattatttttttatgtgaCTTTTTACACCAAACTTTTACAAACCTATCGTTAGAAACAACCGCAATGTGGTTCCTATCCATTGTCAGAGACTTGTATTTTTCTACACCTTCGAAATCCTCATCAGTCCGAGAATCATCATGTTTTCCAAAAGTTTCCACTTTTGAACCATTTGATGCCAGTTCGGCATTGTAATGTTTCAGCACAGCTGAAGGTTCCAACCAAGCTATAGAGTCCCCCACGACAATAACAACACTCATCTCAGAAGAAGTTCGCGGTAATTGATGTAATTTAATTCTCGAGTttgaatcaatattaattatagatAAAACTTCTGCGCCTGAGCACCCGGGATCCTTAAAATACATATATACAGGGAAGACCTGATCACAAGGATCATTTACAGGAACTACTTCAAACTCGTATTCCTTAAATCTCAGGCCAATCTGTATATTCAACCCAATACTGATTGGGGAACAATTGACAGAGTATTTTCCATGTTGCCAATTATACTTCAGCCGTGCACGTTGTCTCTGTTTAAAGCGTTCGATTGTCCTCCTCCAAAGCTGGCTAACTCCGCAACAATATTCCAGATCAGTTGCCTGTAGATGGGAGAAAACCATGTCTGTCACTTCTTCAGGAAAAGAAGCAACTACATCCATTGTCTTCAAAGCCTTCCTGTCAAGGAAAGATACAACaaatatattatccttgagaacTAATGTAGGTAGATACAACACCGTTATACACacaacagaaaagaaatttcttaattttaaatttcttacttgaataaatgcattttctcaataatttccatCTGTTAAGATTGAGGTTTATTTATGGTTGAGTGCCGTTTGCAGAGTGcctaaattatttcattttaaactggattaaatccatatcaagccACATTCGTTATTTTTGGacaaaaattgaacttgaacgttttacagtagaaacataacctattttttgacattttattaatttatcaaaattttggaatggaatagatttgggccaagcctgttgttccttcctaatcatatttatatgacttgtgattctgtccacaaataaataaataaataatgtagtatatattattttgagtttgagccaccagctgattaaattcagtttaagctttgactgtgcaaacgcccctaagtaattgaccgagcgaagtgaggtctaagattcaagtcgacggtttggcatttctcttaatgtttaaatgtttgaatgttcaaatgtttatatgttgcgcatttacggcgaaacgcggtaatagaatttcatgaaaattgacaggtatgttccttttgtaattgcgcgtcgatgtatatacaaggtttttggaaattttgcatttcaaggataatataaaaggaaaaaggagcctccttcatacgccaatattagagtaaaaatcagactatagaattattcatcataaatcagctgacaagtgattacacagatgtatggagaagccagtctattgctgtatttccataaggtctatagtttcaatattacagtagctatattacccacagtatgacGACCATTGACTGTCgtcacgcttctgattggttagctcggtcacatggtacaaatccgccattaagattccaaacaaactatCAAGTCCTATCTTTTAGCattagaaatttggaacttatcatTTCTTTTACCGATTGTAATCATATTTTGAACTCACGATGAGTTTGATGTATCAATTTCGAagggaaattgattatactttaatataggcaatagagaaaatttaaaaaacactaataaagcttgaaacattaattttccttcCTTCGGACTCATCGCAGACCACTTCTAGAGCTTTCACGGACAACTTATTGGAAACCAGTGATCTAGATAAATATGcagaaagataaatttcaattttattttatttcctcatccaatttattggatcgaacttcaaataatccaatttcaaaatattttttgcggctcaattaaatataacattttatgaaatttttaaccgtgattaagtgCTGATTAAGTCGTACGTCTTgacttctattattgattctcttctGTACTGACTACCCTATCCATAACATgttcaataattgatcaatagttattgatataatatggaTTTAGAGTTGCATTACCACGAGCTTGAGATTTGAAATATcactaaatatgaataataatggcTATGGGTAATGTGTTTTCTTTCTTCATTTGCTTACAAATCATTAAGTAGAACTATGGATGACTAGAAAAATTGGCTTTTCCACAGTTTATATCCAATGTTGTGCTTACAATATTTTCGTCAGACTTATTGGCTGTCAACTAATCAAACAACATATTTGAATGTTATGGAATATATTGTGATGAGAATTccatcatatttctacaaatagatatgagaacttCATTGTTATTTGTCaatgaaacaaaatttattacaatatcatgacatatttcaaaagtttttggagattcagctttcaggttacgttatacctacctttcatttttactcgctattatctacgaatcactatttcaagttccaaaactatattgggaatataGAAAAAGCATTAAAGAAATAATATCGAAGTtgataatcacaaaaatatgctTTAATAAGTAAAGGCTAgcgattttacttataatcgcctataagctccattgtaaaattcaaatatttggaatcttcatggcggcggcgggaaaaaaaatctaatggccatactgtgggtaatatagttactgtagtttcaatcaggtacttgtggatgaaaatactgcgtgaggtctactgttcacagaactactagtatacagGGTTGagcagaggaaacgcatgtttttcgaaaagccagtactcgtcaacgggtgccctggaacgaatgttggcagacgacccatactatgccatttcagttgctatgagcgttggaacgtacaacatcgtgtgttaACTGTAgagcagttttttttttttttagaaacaatgaatctgtagtcacagtgcaacgctttTTGTCAATAGTTGAGGGTCGGGGTGCAATgcccgatcgaaatactgtactccgatgggttgcagcgtttaggagtactagttctgtgatgaaaaagaaaccacctggtcttccccgTTCCCCGGAAAGTGTAGACCGAGTCAGAACGGCAGTTGTTACTAGTCCTAGACGATCGACTCGACGACACTGACTCGGTCACTACATTTTCAGGAGTAGGAACTGAACGGgaaagaccaggtggtttcttcacagaactagtactcctaaacgctgcaacccatcggagtacagtatttcgatcgggcattgcacctcgacgcccaactctaaaatattgacggaaaagcgttgcactgtgactaatatttattgtttctaaaaaaactgCTCAACAgtgaacacacgatgttgtacgttccaacgctcatagcaactgaaatggcatagtatgggtcgtctgccaacattcgttccagggcaataccctctcccgttgacgagtactggctgttcaaaaaacatgcgtttcctctgcacaatCCTGTATAAAAGGGATTCTGTGAGATGGGAAAAAATACAACTTTAGTCTGGCTCCGAACTATGTGAtcaggaaaatattttgaagctaataaaattgattgtgaATAGAGCTGATATCAAACAGTCACATTGACAACAGTGATCCAATCGTGAATTGATGTACTTCATCAGGAAAGGAAGcaacaaaatcaataattgattattttcaatttttattgtagaCAATGAATAataccagagcaaatgctcacgagCAAAAgaatggagcataaggttttgctcatgagtaAAAGGTAgtagcaaaagcatttgctcatttttgtatgaataagctttaccttatactcttaccttatgctcctgaactctggagcaaatgctcacgtattttaaagatttttcatcagctgattcgcttttgtagccttactttgttttatagctcacggaagcgctaaatatgcaagtagggtgcacgcttgtgtttgcgttgtctgctctgttttctatttatgagtagagttttaggttagttgagttaagaattttgaaataatagcgtgaaaaaatgtcatctctataataatcttcagcatattcttataatatcaatagccttttTATAATCGTCtgcactctcatcttcttaaatgcctatttcctattttgtgatggctatcttttgtatttattctttgttgGGATAAttgtgatatatatcatggttgaatctaaaaagagttttatagttcccaactattggttgtgatcgtatctggtatagtttccacTTCCTCATacaaattagttgagccattttactatgagcaaaaggtgataagctgctctagactagactcaccttttttgaagtcCCTATACAATCTCCATTGTATAGGGGTCCCTATAcaatggaggaatgttgtggtgcCTTCATACTTTGAGTTGATACAGATGCATACACTTTACATAGAAAAATGTTGATGACATGTTACATGCCAATTGAGCTTATAATGTCACATATTCGGTATGCAATATTGGTTTGGGGGGGCTCCAGTCTCAAAAATTAGATAGAATCTTTAGAATGCAAAAGAGAGCTGTGAGAGCGATTAAAGGTCTTAAGTCATTAGAGTCCTGCAGAGAGTATTTTAAAGATCTAGGACTACTAACTGTGCCTGCACTGTACATTTCGAAGTGATCATGTATATAAGAGctaaaaaatttataagaaactgtGACATACATAATTATGACACTAGAAATAAGAGTAAATTTTCTGCACAATACCACAGGACAGCTCAGTATGAAAATAAGCCTTCTTATATGGGTATGAAATTTATGAGTAAACTGCCGTCAGctttgagagaaaatgagaataaggatattttcaaaaagctattgagaaaatatttagcAAACGGAGTTTACTACAGTATTCAAGAATTTATGGATGGAGAATGAGGCTTTTGGGAGGATTAAATTGCAATGTACATTGTGGAATgtgatgtatataatatatgtttatatgtattcctttatttttttgacaaatagTCCTTGACGATTTCCTATACTCTTTAAAGAGTCTCAGgagaaaatttaatcaaatcaaaatcaaatcaaatcaaagctCTGCTCAGCTTTGTGGCTTCACGTAACAAATGAcaaagatgaagaaggaagacCTGTGGTTacagtggggtccacgttata containing:
- the LOC120355740 gene encoding uncharacterized protein LOC120355740, producing the protein MAEKLDLAVGDSVDLNCDDEPVASVSGRVAGSEQSKSKNMKHIAALGETESTEPKALKTMDVVASFPEEVTDMVFSHLQATDLEYCCGVSQLWRRTIERFKQRQRARLKYNWQHGKYSVNCSPISIGLNIQIGLRFKEYEFEVVPVNDPCDQVFPVYMYFKDPGCSGAEVLSIINIDSNSRIKLHQLPRTSSEMSVVIVVGDSIAWLEPSAVLKHYNAELASNGSKVETFGKHDDSRTDEDFEGVEKYKSLTMDRNHIAVVSNDRFVKVWCKKSHKKIITKRCVQPKISLSDGCLIIASYIGERLEKSVKIYCTEIEIHNLQHDANNTLQHTFNLDGIVESTHSKERFIFIVFSLHNHKIQVRDKKNFSIIYSYDYNLSLKNVFDDYIVVKGLTKGEQVFSEFGIPYGWRHDYYYKILTLASGEWSTEIPSRDRNLFTVFENIAVVRSVSDKSLYVLDWKRFTKLYTLRIPEHVSDDFEVINVTEWRIIVFDSESNQFIIFKFG